CATAATCTACTTCTTTCTTCATATCTCCTGTCGTTCTGctagcctgtaaattccttgagaagaGAGATGTCTCTAAGGTACTCTCCCTAGtctaaatacagtgctccgcacacaatttattctaatctccttgagggcagagaaaattatgttggtatttgttaagtgcttactatttgccaagcgctgttctaagcgctggggtagataccaggtaatcggttgtcccacggggggctcacagtcttaatccccattttcggatgaggtaactgaggcacagagaagttaagtgacttgcctaaagtcacgcagcagacaagatccTACTATCTCTGTGttaccctcccaagagtttagtaatagtgctccacacagtcgacgctcaatcaatatcattgatcgattgatcaataaTCCATCCAAATACTTGGTTTTCAAATGTTAGGGTGAGGAGAAAAGAAGAGTTTCAATGATTGAAATCACTCCGGAGATTAGACGGGGCTGACTTGAACCGTGGTTTCAAAACGTAAAAACAAATACGACAAAGTTAAACTGGAAATGCAAGGACCAGTGAAAGTCGGGGTTATCAGCAATTGATAGCACATCCCAGTTAAAGAAGCTTGAAAACTAAGACGGCATTCCATACAGTCACCCAAACACAGAGCTGGAAGGAACCTCAGAGGATAATCTATCCCACCCCTTCTGCCCCCAGGAAAATGAATTCATCACCCACCGTGGGCAGCTCCCACTCTTTTCTTAAAGCTCCCCAAGAAGTAGACTCCACCTTGCCCATTTCAATGTTCTGTTACCCTGAAAACCAAGaagttcttcctctgcctggtctgatgaccttgtatctaccccagagcttagaacagtgcccggcacatagtaagcgtttaacaaataccgtaaaaaacatATATTTCCTGCTGGAACAAAaacctgttttcctcctcttcagtttagtcctcaccccccaccttcaaagcatggaCTTGAATCCACGTATTAaatcatcttcctcatcttcctcttcagcaaaaggcaggaggaagtgaaagcgtttttgttttttatgaaaGTCTTTGAAAGTATAAACACAGAATATGTGGAtagtaaactcctagagggcagggatcacgagtCTTTTGTTGAagtgtcccaagtacttagtatcctGCCTTGCACTTAatagatcctcaataaataccatctctgCTGCTGATTAGGGAGTTTGTGGAGTTCCTCTTTGTTCTTTCGAGACCTCAGGCCTGACGCGATGAACAATTCATTCCAATAATTAGCCTTCCAGGCAAAGAATTCATTGTGCTGAAAATTAcattgttccagtttggctcccaggGACTAATATTTATGTAACGTAGACTGCTCTTATTCATTTTTGCAGGGGTCTCTTcgatctctccccattcccgtcACTTCATTCTGTTTGTATTTTCTTGCAACTTCCTGCAACTTAAAGCAGGCTTTTCTCTTTGAGGGTGAAGGAGCTTAGGCAACGCAATAAATCAATAGTGACAGAGAGGACATTTAGTATTTTCACACACCCAAATGCCCTGGAGAGGTCAATACGCCCCTTccggtttttttttccccctcactgaAAGGGGAAGGATCAAACAATAACCTAATCCTCAGTATTtgggtaaaaaacaaaaaaatctaccATTCTTGGGTTTTCCCCTGTAATACTTTCCCctgtaataagtgtttactatttgccaagcatggtAGTAGATGCAATACTACTAGTAGTGTAAGAAGGTGAGCGACCAGGCagtttcatccccaatttacagataaggaaaccgaggttcagttaaattaagtgactcgcccaagagcaCattgcaggcaagcggcagagctagaattagaatccagggcctccgactccccggcctctgctctttccactgggccgctctCCGTCGCTAAGGTTTCTCCCCTCCTACGACTTTAATCTCCTGTCAGCCAAAGCCGTCATCCGGACCCTCGAAATCCCTGCCATGGCTTCCAGGAAAGCAAGGCTTCTCAAGGCAGCCAGATGTCTGCATCAGCTAGCCAGGGATTCTGCAACGTCTGTGGCCTGTGAGGGGAATGTGTGGCCTCCGGTTGGGTGTGTCCTAGCAAACGTTTTCACTTTTCATTCCACTCCCGACAATGCCCCCTTTCTGAAGGCCAGGCAAGATAGAGCTGGGCACATGGGGTGGGTGACATTTGCTTAAACCCCCACCCTTTTCTCCACGTGCCTTCTGacattttcctccccctctctgagCTGCCAGCCGGGTCCGTGACTGAACTTCCACGATGCCCCGTGGCTCGGCAGCTTCCCCAGGTGAAGGCTAACAAATCAGCCAGTTGCAGACTGAGGATTTAGCCTCTGCTCTCTACAGAGTCTTCCCAGGAAAAAGGGGTGAGAATAGTCTGTTGTAACgggctagactggaagctcgctgtgggcagggaatgtgtctattgttatattttactctcccaagagcttagtacgcaggaagggctcaatgagtgaatgaatgaatgaacgggcagAGAAGTTGGATGATTTGGATGATTGAAGGACAGATGGGcccatctagaagcagcatggcctagtggcaagagcctggcttgggagtcagaggacctgggttctaatcccggctctaccacttatctgctctgtgaccttggacaagtcatttaacttctctgtacctctgttagctcatctgtaaaatggggattaagaattatgagccccatgtgggacaacctgatgactgtgtcctaccccagcgcttagaccagtgcttggcacacagtaagagcttaacaaataccattattattaaccatcccctaaactgtaaatcccatgagggaagggatcattcctcttttttttttaaatggtgtctgttaagtgcttactatgtgccaggcactgttcagagcgctggggtagatacgagctaatcagattggacacagcccctgtcccacatggggctcacagtctaaatctccattttacagatgaggtaactgcggcccagagaagtgaagtgacttgcccaagatcacacagcagccaaatggcagagcctcctcactctatattgtactcactgggggggtggggagggggaggccttaatacagtgctctgcacagagtagatgctcaataagtagtaCTGATTCATGGATCCCAAGAGTCCTCCAAGCAGACTTTGTGACCATTAGCAGAGGGTTTGGGGTGTGGGGGTCATTTAGGTCAGATTGAGTAGTGACATTGATCATTTCCCTGTTATTAGCTTGCATTCAAAGGAACAAGAGTGTTAGCTTTGTCTCTCCTCTGGATTTTTGTTATAGGgactcattttctctccctttactAATACAGGTTACTCACTCCCTAAACAGACACACCTTctccgcccctcacccccaccctgtaACACATAAATCCTTAaattttaaactctgttgcttcccactatttgtaatatattttaaccCCGCTAAATAGTAAGCTCCTTCAGGCCTTGGATCTTGTCTTCtatctctactgtattctcctatgtgcttagcacggagtaaatgctcagtaaataccactgattgcactTTGGGGGACAAGGCACCCTCTTTCCACTTGTTCCCCCTCTCTTTTACGTAACTGttaaagtataagctccttggggtcagggaacacTGTCGATcctttgctttgtactctccgaaTGCTTCATCCAACATGTCGCGTCCAgtgggcgctcgataaattccacgaCTACTTACCGCTATGGCCGGGTCTTGAAGCATCCTAAAAAAGACAAAGTGAGGAAGCCGTGGGATTTCACGAACTGTCTCAACAGGCTCGGCTCAGTTTGTACTAACACTGTGATAACGTTCACTGCTGTTCACGAGGCTGTTTGGCATCTGAATTCCCTTAATTCGCACCCCTCACCTTCGCCGTGGGAGTATTATAAAGCTCCGTAAAGATTTTACAAACCTCCAGGGGATCTGGTAACAACTGAACTCTTGCCACTGAAAGCTGCAACGGGGCAGAAAGGAGGTAAAAAGGAACGTgaactttttaaaatgaaaatactgaGAAGCAATTGAAGGGCTAAGTGTGTTGGCTAGGTTTAATTACCATTATTCAGTAAGAAAGGCTGCCCTGAAAGAGTTTAGAAAAGGGACCCTCCCCTGGGATTAGATCAATATTTTGTACAGTTCTCAtgaatcactttttttttaaaactgtgaTCATTAAGTTTGATCCCATTGCTTTTTGCACTCACTTGACTCACCCAAGTCATTGAAACATTTAGCTCTTCCAGAAAATGTTcttttctcagcctctttcatctTTCCCTCTTCCATTTTGATCTctaacccctccctccctccatttttccTCCCCACATCCCAACTTGGTCACTTCTACTCCCTCAGCTGTGATCGCACCAACATTCCCATTTTGCCCAGTAGGGTCAGAGCCCGGACACGGAAAGgccaagaagggagaggaattatcAGCTAAGGGAAGCCTGGTGCATGGGATTTGCCCCGGAGAGGCTGGGATAAGATGATGGAGTGCTGGAATCAAACCAAATGTGAGCCAGAAGGGAATGCTGAGAGGTCATCTAgtctatccccctgcctccaaacgGCAGTGCAGGTGAGCCACCCGAGTTCTCCAAACCCAGCGTCTCTGAGGCTTGCCCATCCAAATTAAGCTTCTGGGCTGGGTGATATGTAGCCTGACACAACGGAGTCCTCTTGCTTGTGAAAGATTCCACTGACTCCATGGAAGCTGGCATTTCCAGCATGCTAGAGGGTGATTATACTCAGCTGATCCGTCTCCCAGTTGGGTCCTGAAGGGCTCTTGCAAAGATCCTCTCCCGGCACTGGGATGGAGCGATGGCATAATGTAAAAGCTTAGTTTTCCTGGAAttccccactctccctgcctccatctctgTGGCAGAGGTGAATAGCTACTCCTGGCTCACCTGATAATGTCGTCATTATCGTCGCCATCGTTAGAGGCTACCTTGCATAGCGAACGTCGGGGTCCGCAAAAGGTAACCAGATCAGATTCAGTCTCTATCCAACAGAACTCACAAACTTAAAGGTTCAGAGatgcaggtattcattcattcaatagtatttattgagcgcttactatgtgcagagcactgtactaagcgcttgggatgaacaagtcggcaacagatagagacagtccctgccgtttgacgggcttacagtctaatcgatcctaTGCTGATTTTAcatttgtggaaactgaggctcagaggttaactgacttgcccaaggattacACAGAAGgctagtgggaattagaacctgggtcctttaactcccatgctctttccacgaggcgacCCTCTCTCCAAGCGGTCAGACTTGACTTCCCTTATCTAAAGTTCCCCCAGTTGCTTAGCTTCAGCTAATATTTGGAGAAGGTGGGCCTTTTCTTTGCTTACCTCTTGAAGGGGACCACCAAAGAAATCCGTCAAACAATGCGCTCGTCTCACGCCAGAAATGCCCGTCGCCAAGTGTCTCTTGAACTTTTGGTATCCGTGAAGGGTAACAAAAGGGCAAATGCTTCTGCTCCTCCCAACCGGAGAATACATCAACGGGAACACACTCTTTCAGGCGAAGAACTCGCTTCCTGAAGGAGACAAACGGGCAGTGGTCACCGGGGTCAGCCCTGGTTTGATCAATGAAGGCTGGGACATtggcaatcaatccatccaccgatcgtattcattgagccctaagcactgaactaagcacttgggagagtcgtcGTAGACAAGAGCCCTGACCTCAAGACTCCTACAATGTTACAATATAGTCAGGAATTcccacaccaaaataaattagacAGGAGGAGCAACAAGGTATAAAGATTTAGACATCAGTGCTAtggtggagaaaggggagggcgAATAGCTAAGTGTTTAGATAACACTGAAATCCTAAAGTGGCACTGGGTTGGGGGTTAGGATACAGAAAGATGAATAAGAGATGAATCAGGGGAGACCtgtggaaggagatgtgatttcagaaagtctttgaagatggggagaactataATCTGCTGgttgagcagggggagggggtttcgGGCAAGAAGTCAACTGCAGAAGAGGTGAAAATGAGGCacgatcaatggtattaatcgatcgattactgcgtgcaaagcactgtactaaatgtttagccCTTGGCTTCACAGTGAGTGGGTTCACAGATTATGTCTCTACAAGGCCAGGGCGGCAGCAGGACACGGAATTTCAGATTTCCAGTCCAGCGTACTCATTCCCCACTCCctgaagcgtttagtacagtgctctgcccacaaatcataagctccttttggacagggatccTGCCTTCTACATTTATTGtagccacccaagcacttagcagagtgctctgctctcaatagattgtaaagtcctagaGGGCGGAGATCATTTCTTCTACATTTTTGCaccctgccaagcacttagagctctgcccacaataggtactcaacaaagaatattgattgaatgattcatctCCCTGGATTCCCAGCAGATAAATCTGAGATTCCCACAAAAGGGGACTCTGAACCTCATCGACAGGTGGACATAAAcaagtccctttccctctcccactctggcCCAGTCACAACTCCTTGCCTCGGCCTGGGGCCTCTGGATTCCCTCGAGAACCCCACCCCTTTGCCACGCCATCTGCAGCCACCTCCCCAAACAATCCTCCTACCGGGCACGGCTTGCTCCCATTCCTTGCAAgtctcaatcgatcgatcaatggcatttattgagcacttactgtgtgcagagggctgtaccgagtgtttgggaaagtacgacagaaaGAGCAAACGtgtgccctgcccataacgagtttaccgtctagaggaggcaGCCGGGGAAAGGGTGGAAGGACCAGTCCATCACGACCTTGGCAAGTTGGGGGGGCGGTAGGAGGTTACTCTGGACCGAGTCACTGGCACGGGTTCCTGGTGTTGTGCCAGGACGGATGGGGAAAGGGACACTAAATGGCCACGTTGATAAGGAATTCCCGGCACGCTCCGAGTTCAGCCTGGGACTCTGCCGGCATACTCTGGCTAGTGGTTTGGCCTGGGCAGGCAGGCCGTATTGCACTCTGACGGGAGGCCAGCTAGGAAATTGTGCATTCAGAGTTCAAGGTGTGCGCTGCACTTTTCCCGCAAAGAGTgacagctccttgtggccagggatggtGTCGCCTACATCTCTTGCACACtcaagccctcagaacagtgttttgcccacagtaggcattaagtcaatgatatctactgagcacttatcgtttgcactaaatgctggggagagtacgattcaagagTTGGTCGACACCACTCCCATCTACAATGAGGCTTAGAGGCGGAGGCTCAGGTTgaaataaatgcttagtacagtgctcagcacacagtcgataaatacgattgaatgaatgaaatgttataGTTAGGagaaatcaatactattgattgatgctgAGCCTCCCTATTGCTTTTTTGCACCACTGTCCCGGAAAGGAAATTTCATGGGCTCAGGGACGGTCCGTCGAGGGGCCAGCCAGGAATCAGGAAACTTCTCCAAATCTTTCCAGACATCTCTGAccaacatatatgtatataaaaagcTTCACATTCCTTTCTGATTTTAATCAGGTGACATTTCATTGCCATTTACACTCTTGAAATTTAACCTCATTttattagtcaatcgtatttattgagagctgtgtgcagagcactgtactaagcacttgggagagggcaatgtatcaacataacagacacatgccctgtccacaacacACTGGTCCTTGACTCGGGtcaagggagaattttttttttaatggtattttttaagctgttactgtatgtcaaacacagTGGGCTAAGTACAacttcattaggttggacacagtctaagtaggagggagaacaggggaactgaggcaccgaaaagttaagtgacttgtccaaggtcacacagcaagcaattggcagagctggaatgagaaaccaggtcctctgactcccaggcccaggctctttccactagaccacgaaaCTGCTCACGACCGGTTAATGAAAATGAGCCTGAACATGAAAAGAAGAGACTGGGTCTTCCCgttctcccaaccccttgccctgCCCTGAAGATCAACTAGGATCTCATATCCGGGTTATGAGTGCTTAGAGCAAAGCTCGGTCTGGTGGCTCAACTCACAAGGACTTCAACGGGGTTCAGTTTCGAGAAAAAAAGATATTAGAAAAGGAAGCTGGAGTTGAAATGAAAAAGCCGGAGAGACTTAATGCAACGGTGCTGTATTTGAATGTCCTCACAAACAAGTAACAATAAAAATCGGTCGACAGTTCAACCCAAGGTGCAAGTATAGGAAACGTCCATCGTCTGCTTGCATTCGATGCCTACCGTTTTCTTTTCCCTCCGGGATACATTCAAGAAGAAGTGCCCGTGTTGCCAACCGGTGACAGGTAAGGATGAGACAAGTCACCACGCTCCCGTGACACGCCGGGATGATTCGCGTTTGTAAAAGCTCTCATCCGCCCGGTGGCCGTCCCCCACCTCGAATGCCTCCCCTTGATTTAACTttctaaaaaatttaaaaacatgCCAGCTGGGAGCAGGCCTTGGGCCACTCTTGGCCAAGGCCAGAGGAGACTTTCAGAACTAGAGTAGAGGGCTCTTCCGATTTTCAGGCACAATCAGGTTTATTTTTCCAACGGTTACAAAACCGAAACCAAAATCAGTAGGGCAAGACGAGAAATGGGAACCGATTCAGTgaagcattttatttttttcctacaGCCCAGGTGAGGCAGCGGCTGGTACATTTTGGTTCAGCAGCACAACTACGTCGGTGTGCCCCGTCCACTCCAATGAGCAGCCCGTCCGCCTGATGTTCAGAATCTTCCAACCTGACATGACTCTACGCTTCAGGGCTGAAGGAGGCACCCGTTATCAACaatgcgctctgcacacagtaagcgctcaataaatacgatcgaatgaatgaatgagcgagccccagtcccacagccccgGATACAAAAGAGACAGAAACTTCTCCCGCATTCTGTAGGCTACACCCCTCCACCATTTGATTTTCCCGCTCCGACACAGACACCTGTGTTCGACAGCGTGGCAAGGGGATTCCAGCGGAGCTCTGACTGCTGCCGGGGAAAAAACCTGGAATTCTATAGGCTGGGAACGGTGTCTGGCCCATTCACTCTTCGGGTAGACTCACGTGTGGCTTATCCTACCTCACTGGGATTAAATGCACGTGTGTGGCTTCGCCTTTCTTGGCGTCATTCGAAGCCAGCAAAAACCACCggcggtgattttttttttttccgagaaCTTTCCAAGAACACTGGGCAGTGACTTGGAGGAAAGAAACCATTTGAAAAGCTAAGAAAAATCAGATACTTGTCTCCAGGCATAGAGATTCTAAATTCGGGCGGACCAAATATTGTTTACAACGGATTTGACTTGCCATTCCTCTAGGGATAGAAAGGCAAGCCTGGGGCCAAAATAGTGTCGCTATATCACTTCTGAAGTTAGTGAGAGGAAAACGGACGAAGTGCAGGGGCCACGGAGAGAGTTGGGAATAGTGGAGGGAAGAAACTTTTAACCACTGGATGTAAACCAAAAACATCAGTCAAAAtttaagaggaggaaaaaaaaagaaacacgaGGCCGACCTGCACCTCCAGCCCCCCGGTTTTAGAACATTTTTTCTTGGCACTCAGAAAGACACCTCAAAAATGCCATGAAGGCCAGTCTGGGTGGCTTCATAAGCGACCAGAAAGAATGTTTCTGTTCTCCGTAGAAAGTGATACCGTGGGTCATCGTATTAATGGCCCCTGAGAGGGGTCGGCTGTGTGTCCGctaagttgtaaaaaaaaaaataaaggcggAACTCAGGTTTCTCCTCCCTTGTTGTCCCATCTGACTCTTagaatcctcttggaggaggcagagagcgTGTGGGAAAAGACGACcaagggtgggggaaaaaaaaaaaaaatcaagcaccaGTCACAGGCTGAGAATTAACCTCTCCAGGCCTGGAGGGAGTTTTAAACGTAGTCCAGCATATTAGTAGAGCCTGGAGCCCGTGGAGTCCAAACCCTTTGGTAGCGGGGCCTTGGAAGGGCCCACGGGCCACATGGAAACTCAGAATCATCGATGCCGTCGGAAAGAAAAGCTTCCCCTcgaggtctgccagatgtgattTCCGGATTCGGCGCGGCAGACGGTCCACCTCGGCTTCCGATCCCGGTGCTCAGATGATGCGCTACGGTCCTTTTCCAGATGACGAAAGCGGCCATCTTGCAACTTTAGAAATTAAAATGATTATAAAACGCCCCCGCAGgcacacacgctcacacacacacacacacacacaaacacacacagtgcACACTCGCACACACGTGGATAGGAGGTCCATAGTAGTTATTAGAGAGATGAGCGACTCTAACCGCGGAGCGGGTTACCGTCAGCCTGCTCCTCCAAGATCCCGGGGCACCTCCAGGAGAGACCCAGACAGCACCACCTGCTCAGACACACGCGTTCAAACACACGCCGCGAAAAGTCGCACAACCGCCCGACTAACGTCGGGCTTCCCCTGGAATCTGAAGTGAAGGCCCTTAAGTGCTGCTACGGTGCGCGGCGGAGGGAAACCCTCCGCGTTCACCCCTCCCTGCAATCCAGATAGTTTCCTTTAATCCAAAAACAGATCTGGGCGTATTTGAGCGGGGTGATGCGGACGGCCACGTTGAAATCCTGCGGAGACCCGCTCACGTCCACCCACTGGTGTCCCGAAAAGATCCCGATGATCTTACGCTCCCACTGCCGCTGCCGACTCTTCCACATCCGGACGTACACCCCCGACCCGCTGGCCCCGGGCTGGGCGTCGCACCGCTGGTAGAGCAGGTCGTAGGTCTCGTCCTGGACGTCGCAGAAGCGGTACACCAGGTTCCCCGGCCGGTCGTTGTCGTAGCCGGAGAAGTGGATCCTGCCTCCCGGgagccggcgggccggggggctcaCCCCGATCTTCATGAATTTCCTCTTGTGGGGCTTCTTCAGCTCCAGCAGGGCGTAGTCGTAATCCATCCCGATGTCGTTGGCGTTGCCTTGGATCCAGCCCTTGGGGACGTGCGTCCGTTTCACCCGGATCCACTGGAACTTGGCCCGCTCGGGGACGGACGAGAGCGAGACGTTGGCCCCCCGGCTGCCGTCCTTCAGCTTGGCGCGCAGGAAGCCGACCCTCAGCTTCCGGGCCCCCTTGACGTAGCTCTTCCCGTCGTGGACGCAGTGGGCCGCCGTGAGCACGTGCTTCTCGGACACCAGGGTGCCCGTGCAGCCGGTGGACAGCTTGACCGACGTGGAGAAGGGGTAGTTGAGCAGGAAGTCCTTGCCGAAGATGCTGAACCGGCTGTCGTAGCCGTAGATCTGCCGCttggcccggggccgggcctcccctccgccgccctcTCCGCCGCTCACCACGTAGATGCCCACCTCGGTCTCCGTGCGGCTGCCGTTGGCGTACAGCGTCTCATACGCCAGGTAGCCCTTGGCCTCTTCGTAGGTGGGCGGCGGGGCGCGTTTGTGGCACTGGGGCCCGCAGGGCGACGCTACCTCCAGCCTGGCTTCGGCCTCGAAGTCTGGCTGGGCCAAGTCGAGGGTGGCCCGGGGTAAGACGACGGGCAGGCGGTATGCCGGCCACGTGGGCTTCCAGTGGGCGCCGTAGGGAGTCCCCCCCGCCACGGcacagagggacaggaggaggaggaggagcggggctggCGCGTCCGCCATGATGAGCCCTGGCCTGTCGAGACGGAGGGGGACAGAGTTAGGAGGGCGGGAAGCACGAGGATTTCTCATCATGGCTGCAGAGAGCGCGAAGAATTGCCCTCCCTTCCCGAAATCTAGATGAGGAGAAGGTGAtacatgctctgcacgcagtaagcgctcaataaatacgattgaatgaatgaatgatggtctcCCCTTCGATGCATGGCCCTGAGAGAcggtataataacgttggtgtttgttaagcgcttactatgtgcagagcactgttctaagtgctgggggagatacagggtaatcaggttgccccacgtgaggctcccagttaatccccattttccagatgaggtaactgaggcacagagaagtgaagtgacttgcccgggttctttccaccgagccacgctgcttctcagttatgtgACCGGTAGCCCAGTCTGACACTCAAAATGGTAGTATTTATTCGGCGCTTATTACGTTCCGAGCGCCATGCCGAGCGCTGAGGTAAAAAGAAGACAGTCGGGTCGGACATCACCCCTGTTCCACCACAGATGGGGCTCGTTATTCGATCTacaatatttattgtgtgcttaccgtgtgcgtagcaccgtactaagcgcttgggagactactatataacagagacgta
This sequence is a window from Ornithorhynchus anatinus isolate Pmale09 chromosome 20, mOrnAna1.pri.v4, whole genome shotgun sequence. Protein-coding genes within it:
- the PRSS23 gene encoding serine protease 23, translating into MADAPAPLLLLLLSLCAVAGGTPYGAHWKPTWPAYRLPVVLPRATLDLAQPDFEAEARLEVASPCGPQCHKRAPPPTYEEAKGYLAYETLYANGSRTETEVGIYVVSGGEGGGGEARPRAKRQIYGYDSRFSIFGKDFLLNYPFSTSVKLSTGCTGTLVSEKHVLTAAHCVHDGKSYVKGARKLRVGFLRAKLKDGSRGANVSLSSVPERAKFQWIRVKRTHVPKGWIQGNANDIGMDYDYALLELKKPHKRKFMKIGVSPPARRLPGGRIHFSGYDNDRPGNLVYRFCDVQDETYDLLYQRCDAQPGASGSGVYVRMWKSRQRQWERKIIGIFSGHQWVDVSGSPQDFNVAVRITPLKYAQICFWIKGNYLDCREG